From Pseudomonas poae, the proteins below share one genomic window:
- a CDS encoding FAD/NAD(P)-binding protein: MTETIRNADVLIIGGGLSGTMLAVQLLRLPGKRRVLVIEPRAELGRGEAYSAVELGHTLNGNAARMSVDPDNADDLTEWLTDYIGAGGWPESDQQHVPISELFPPRGIFGLYAQQRLAEAKALSTSTVEHVRGEVVDLQVEADSTLLTLDNGQQLRGARAVLATGMFPAARTPQTESSGLNAAAVDPWDVQAMTHIDPQATVLIVGSGLTMVDAVVSLEQAGHRGPIEIFSRHGLLPHVRRQPPGWEDFLAADHSLRSPRQLLREVRRQCRLALAQGIDWQAPLDTVRAHIGRLWSQASEGEKRQFVRHVRPWWESHHHRSPPLSAQLVARLHEEGRLRIRAASFKGLEPSANGVTLRLRPRGEQAITRVSGAALINSSGIEYDWRRVARPLPQQLLKRGLIQPGPLALGIAADKSGAVLDAQGHVSQRLFAMGPPLRGMWWESTAVTDVAIQAKALALKLTKI; encoded by the coding sequence ATGACTGAAACCATCCGCAACGCTGATGTCCTGATCATCGGCGGCGGCCTGAGCGGCACGATGCTCGCCGTGCAACTGCTGCGCCTGCCTGGCAAGCGCCGGGTTCTGGTAATCGAGCCACGCGCCGAACTCGGCCGGGGCGAGGCCTACAGCGCCGTCGAGCTGGGCCACACCCTGAACGGCAATGCGGCGCGCATGAGCGTCGACCCGGACAATGCCGACGACCTGACCGAATGGCTCACCGACTACATCGGCGCCGGCGGTTGGCCGGAGTCGGACCAGCAGCACGTGCCCATCAGCGAACTGTTCCCGCCCCGCGGGATTTTTGGTTTATATGCCCAGCAGCGCCTGGCTGAGGCCAAGGCGCTGTCGACCTCCACGGTCGAGCATGTGCGCGGCGAAGTGGTCGACCTGCAAGTCGAGGCCGATTCCACGCTGTTGACCTTGGATAACGGCCAGCAACTGCGCGGCGCCCGGGCGGTGCTGGCGACCGGTATGTTCCCGGCGGCGCGCACGCCGCAAACCGAATCCAGCGGCTTGAACGCGGCCGCCGTGGACCCGTGGGACGTGCAGGCCATGACCCATATCGACCCGCAGGCGACGGTGCTGATTGTCGGTTCCGGGCTGACCATGGTGGACGCCGTGGTGTCCCTGGAACAGGCCGGGCATCGCGGGCCGATCGAGATTTTTTCGCGCCACGGGCTGTTGCCCCACGTGCGTCGGCAACCGCCGGGCTGGGAGGACTTTCTGGCCGCCGACCACAGCCTGCGCAGCCCTCGGCAATTGCTGCGCGAGGTGCGTCGTCAATGCCGCCTCGCGCTGGCGCAAGGCATTGACTGGCAGGCGCCGCTGGACACGGTGCGCGCGCATATCGGCCGCTTGTGGAGCCAGGCCAGTGAGGGCGAAAAGCGCCAGTTCGTGCGCCATGTAAGGCCGTGGTGGGAAAGCCATCACCACCGTTCGCCGCCGTTGAGTGCACAGCTGGTGGCGCGACTGCACGAGGAGGGGCGTTTGCGGATCCGGGCGGCGTCGTTCAAGGGCCTGGAGCCCTCGGCCAACGGCGTGACCCTGCGTTTGCGCCCTCGCGGCGAGCAGGCGATCACGCGGGTGTCGGGCGCAGCGCTGATCAACTCCAGCGGGATCGAATACGACTGGCGCCGCGTGGCCCGGCCGTTGCCGCAGCAGTTGCTCAAGCGCGGGCTGATCCAGCCCGGCCCGTTGGCGTTGGGAATTGCAGCGGACAAGTCTGGCGCGGTGCTGGATGCTCAGGGGCACGTCAGCCAGCGGCTGTTCGCCATGGGCCCGCCGTTGCGCGGGATGTGGTGGGAGAGTACGGCGGTGACGGATGTGGCGATTCAGGCGAAAGCGTTGGCGTTAAAACTGACAAAAATCTAA